The stretch of DNA ACCATGTCTAAGGCGTTGGTCGtaatcttggtggtagtagcttCTTTAACAGTTTTCTTGGCATTATTCTTGTCAATCAGTTTTTACAGAAAAAGAAAGCGGTTAATGAAAAGGACATGGAAGCTAACTTCATTTCAGAGGCTAAGTTTCACAAAATCAAATATTGTGTCCTCGATGTCAGAACATAATATCATTGGTAGCGGTGGATTTGGTTCTGTTTATCGCGTCGCTGTTGAGGGTTCTGTTTATCGCGTTGGATCAGAAGCTTGTGGATTCATTTCTTGCAGAAGTTGAAATACTTAGCAAAATTCGGCATAACAACATTGTGAAGCTGATGTGTTGTATCTCAAGCGATGATTCACTACTCCTTGTGTACGAGTATCATGAACATCAAAGCCTTGATAGGTGGCTGCACAAGAAGAGTAAGTCACCGGCTGTGTCGGGAACTGTAAATGGTAACATCATTGATTGGCCAAAGAGATTGCATATAGCCATTGGAGCTGCACAAGGTTTGTGCTACATGCATAATGATTGCTCGCCGCCTATTGTTCATCGAGATGTGAAAACAAGTAACATTCTTTTGGATTCTCAATTCAATGCAAAAGTTGCTGATTTTGGTTTGGCTAGGATATTAGTCAAGCCGGAAGAACTCGCCACCATGTCGGCTGTGGCTAGAACATTCGGCTATATTGCTCCAGGTGAATAAATATCTCATTATATCTTTAATAGTATCTTCGATAATATATTAGAGTATCGTATATTATCTTAAATCTCGTAACTTCAACATTTGGCATCAATATAATCTCAATGTTTCTTTCATGCATGAATTGCAGAATATGCTCAAACAATACGAGTCAACGAGAAGATAGATGTCTACAGTTTTGGAGTAGTCCTATTGGAACTGACAACCGGAAAAGAGGCAAATCATGGAGACGAATACTCGTCTCTTGCAGAATGGGCGTGGCGCCACATTCAGATAGGAACCAATATAGAAGAACTTCTCGACGACGACGCTATGGAACCTAGTAACTTGGAAGAAATGTGCAGTATCTTCAAACTCGGAGTTATGTGCACTTCAACATTGCCAGCTAGTAGACCATCAATGAAAGAAGTCTTGAAGGTATTGACCGGCTGCATGGATCCACTCGCCAACGCGGAGAAGATTGTTGATATTTATGATTCTGCTCCACTTCTTAAGAATTTGAAATGGGAAAAGCAGTTGGAATTTTCAGCATAACAGCTAGGGAGTTTGCATTAAGTTCCTCTAAAGTTAGAAGATTAAGTGATAATGTGATAAAATACATGCACATTTGTAACAAACTAGGAAATTCAGCTTTGGACTAACTGTTATAGATCCTTAAttagttcaaacttcaaaagAGAGAAATCTCAAAGTTTTGAGTATCCTATCTGATAATAATGCAGAAAGGTGACACTAAACATAAGGGATGGTCTTGAAGTTAGAATTGGAGACTATGAAACTCATAGTATTAGTAATAGTGTGCTTTGCAAATTGCATAAGGCGATCGAGATGGatgtattgaaaaaataaatgtttttttagtaTAAATGGTATGGGCCtgtttgcagcttatagcacaagtgcttatcatgataagagtttacgtataagcttacataagctatttttgtaggaaaatataaaataaaattggtgcAATTCAAAAGAGATGACCATCTCAGTTCTTCCACTTCATGATAAGCGGGTGTGGCGCGGTTCAAAAGACGGTGAATTGACGGCTAAACAAGCTTATAATTACTTGTTTACGCCTCAGCAACCAGTTACTTGGTCATCATGGATTTGGAATAAATCTGTACCGTCTTCTAATTCGCTTGTAGTTTGGCGCTGCATACACAATCGGATGCCAACTGACGAAAACTTTTCGAAACGAGAATGCATTACTGTCTTGGCCTGTCCTCTTTGTCTTTGCCAATCAGAAAGCACAGTGTACATGTTCCTCACTTTCTCTTTTGCGCAGCAGCTATGGACTTGGCTTGGTTCTCTGCTAAACAACGCCTTCGACTGCACGAGCGTGATCTCTCGCTGTTTAATTGTTTCCCGCCGGCATGGAGTGAACTGTTACACAACCTTGTTGCTTTCTCGGTTGTGCCACAACAGAATTCGTTTCCACAACCTCTACCAGCCTCCAAAGCGGCCAAAACGGaaatgtcaaataaccgattatcccaaaagcttaagctgttaggatagagtcacatcaatggttttatattatttctaacggGAAATCCTTACAGAAATAGCAACCAGCGCACCGCCTCTGTCGGGTTTGTCTTTTTCTGCTAAGCTGCAGATTTTGCCGAATTTTTCTTGCGGTAAGGcctaaaattgtttttgtatatgctataagttgttttcattagTTAAATTGGAAACCTTATGAAAATGAGctgaaaaaacatataaaaattgtcataagctgtttttataaattctcctaaacagtctcacaaaacttatgtcaatagataaactcaaataagccaattcaAACATACCTTTATgcttatatttcatttttctaaattcATAAGACAATATAGAAGAAATTTATCTATATCCTTATCTTCACATTGATTACCACAAATTCATATCACATCTCTTCAATAGGCTCGGTTCTGTTTCAACTAATATTAAGCATTCATAGAATTCATAATGGTGTGATAAATCAAGGTAATAAAACAGCTCAGACATAAAAATTTGGTTCAGTTTGTTTtagcttttttaaaaaatgatttttatagtGTAACACTTCTCActtcaaatgaaaaattggtttAAATAACTTCTCAATAAAATATCGTTTTAAGTATCTTATCATTTGTTACAACTTTTTATGAATCATAAAATGTCAAAAAATCTCtcaaataaaatgatttttaaactTATGCAAAATAGTATATGCAAATAAAAATTTAGTTGAAATTCTctcaagaaaataattattttaacattgttgaatttataaatataaatgggTGTACTATACAAAACAAAGACAATGGACTAGTTGAATTGGATTAAAGGTTTATTACATGATTTTTAAATGgaaccaataaaaaaatgacaatttcttttttaactaactaactaacttgcaGATTGGACCGTCTAGTTCCGTATGAGCGCCACTTTTTCAGTAGGTTAAACGAAAGGAGCTAATTTAAGAGGTCACTCTTTATGCTCAAAATAGCACGTGTCATCTATGCTGCCAGCCCTAGATGATCATGGTTGTGCCTCATCTTCAATTGCCAAAAACTCGCCCTTATGAGTTGACAGATTTTCGGGATGCATCATTGTTAAGTTCAAGTCTTGTAGATCATGTTCATATACCAAACGATACCCACAATGCTGCACCTCCAAATCACTACCTTTGTCATTATAAATGCCAGctttgaaaatgatataatcAAGATCGGTTAGAGGTTGGTCAATCGACTTCATAATATCAAAGAATGATCTCTTAGGAATATAGAATAGGTACATGTGATTTGATTTGACCAGAATAAGACCTCTTTCTAAAATTACACCAATACCATCAGACCAACACAatctattactattattatgaaattcataaaatatacccGAATTACTATCAGAAGCTTCGACAGTTCGATCAGAAGGTTCAACAGAAAATACCACACAACAAGCAATGCCAATGCAATTATTGTTCATAATGGTAGATAGTTCCATTCTTATTGAACCACTCTCGCTCTGATTTTTGAACCAAATTGGTATTTCACTTCTAGGAATAacaatatcaattaaattccCATAAAAGAAGGCACTAGACGACTGCTGTCTTGCCCAAATGAATTGTGTCATCCATGAAAATGCAATGTTATCACAATATTCACTCTCACCCAACTTAGGACAATTGAAAATGACCAGTCCTACTTTcctcttataataataatttttcatatgCTTGAAAGTGGTTTTATGTTTTGTCATATGATCAAAAAAAGTAGGCAAAGGAAGCTGAGGCAAAGATTCCAAAAGCATGCAATGCTGTAAGTTTAAATATTCAAGGTTGGAAAGCTCCTTCAGGTTAGGTAGTGTCACAAAATTGTTCCCGCTTATATTTAATCTTACGAGTTGACGTAGACATCCAATTGCACTTGGGAGTTGGCTTAGACCACAGAAACTGATATCAACTTCACTCAAACAATATAAGCTAAGAAAAGAAGGCACCAAAGAACTAGCTAAACCTTCATGATAACCGTAAAAGGAACGTAAACCAATTGTGGTCCGTTTCCAGAAGGAAGTTCTTGATTGCCTTGGAATTGGATTCTTATTCATTTTGGGACACCCCGAAAGATTTAGATATTGAAGAGAGGTGAGACCAAATATGTTGTTTGGTATGTTTACTAGATTTTTGCAATCTTTCAAACTTAAGTAATAAAGCTTTTTTAGAACCCCGATAGATGGATCTATTTGCACAAGCTTTATACAACCTTTAAGATCTAGCTCCTCAAGGTTTGGAATATCCCCAAAATCTGGCATCTTTCTTAGATTTTTTGAGTGTCTTAGATCCAACCTTCTCAAATTGGGCAAATACTGTCACATACCAAGAAAAAATAGACAATATTTCATTTTCCTCATAGAttttagcataaaaaaaataaaaaaaaaatctaatttatttGTGTCCCTAAGAGGAAAAAAACTGAAAAGAGAATATATAGTACCTTCTTATCTTTCCATAGTTGTTTGATGCTGCTATCCGTCAAGTTCAATTCAACAAGTTGATTGGGATGAAAACATGGCGGCAAATACTTGAAAGGATACCAATTCCACTCCACATATCTTAACTCATTAGAGAGGTAGCTGAGGTTTCCTAAAATAATTATGTTCGTCAAGCTGAGCAATCTAAGATGACTCATTTTTGACAATGTTTCACCCATGATCAATTTGTCTGTTTCTTGGTCCATTGAATATCTAACAATATATATGGCTTCAACCTTCCTTTCCTAACACATTACAAAGAGAAACTTGATTAACTTTCAAAATATATGGCTTTTATAAATATGCAAATAAATTTTCTATTATTAATCAACTATAGTTTACCACATTCTCTAACATAACATTTTGGAGTTGTTTGTGGAGCCACACCCTCGTCCACTTTCTTGATTCTTTGGTTGACATTTCTTGGACCATGTTTTTGCCCAACTCTTCTAACAAACTATGCATTATTATAATTTCATCGTCAGATATGCTTAGAAGTGATTTATCAATTAGAACTCTTAAACCAATATCAGCATTAAATCCACAGcaatttagaacttttttgACATAATCCTCCCAGTACCGATTGAAAAAACAAGCAATATCaagaaatatttctttttcCAATTCCTCCAACCCATCAAAACTTAATCGTAACACATCCATGACATCTTTGTTTGGACTTTCTCTCAATCTAGACAATGCACTTTTCCATTCAGATATATCTCGACCAAACAAAAATGAACCCAATATTTTAATTGCTAATGGTAAGCCATCGGCATAATGTAGTATGCCATTAACCAACCCTTCATAACTACTCAAAATATGGTCAAGTTTGAATGCTTTTCGACAAAATAATTGAACGGAGTTAGTCTCATTCAAGAGTGGAACTTTGTAAACTACATCCACTCCATATGCTTTCAAGATATGCTCATCTCTAGAAATTATAATGATTCTACTCCCTGCACCTAACCATTCACGATTCACGGCTAACTTATCGAGTTGATCAACTTTATCAACATTGTCAAGAATTATAAGTGCTCGCAGGCGACGAAGCCTACTTTGTATCAAGTTAGCCGTGTCATAGAGATTGCATATCTGAAAGGGTTCCCCACCAAGAGTTTGGTGTAGGATTTGCTTTTGTGCACCAATTGGACCATCATGTCTATATATTTTGCTTAGATCATCAATATAACAACGAGCATCAAATTGATGAGAGATATGACCAAATAAAGCAGTAGCAAGAGTTGTCTTCCCTACTCCACCCATCCCACAAATTCCTACAACCCGAACATCATCAAGTGAGTCTAAAAGTAATAGATTTACTACTTTCTCAATAGGTAAATTTATCCCAATTAAATCTATTGGAAGATATGAAAATTTGTGACCCAATAATATATTCATTATCTCTTCAGCAATCTTTTCAATCTCTGCATTTTGAGCCCTGCAAGTTTTGAAAAAGTCAACCTATAACCCCAAATCATTACATAAGGAAATGAAAACACAAAGCTTGTGAACAGGTGAAGATAACATAATTTAGTTTCTCCTTTGGACAACATTGTTCTTAACTAAAGTTTGAAAAGGGAaagtgaaatgaaatatatGGTTTTAATTATCAAAATCATAGCCTTTGTTTTTTTAACCTTACTTTGAATTCTTATCAAACTCATAAGAGAATATAGTTTACTATAGTTTGAAAAAAGATTACAGATGTTtactgttttctttttatttcaacTAACAAACATAAGAGAATATTAtacccacaattttttttacaatttttgaaaatagatcaagcattttcaaaaaatttaaaaataccaaaatactgttttcatcattttttaaattgaaaatgcattcttcttaattttatttttcaaattttctctaTCTCAAATATTCACTACACTACAAGAGTCTTCTATTTTCTTGATAGTTGTTAAGAAGTCGTAGAGGCAactctcaccttacaagccgattttgtaaggttgagttaggtccaactttcaccttacaagtcagttttgtaaggttgagttagactcaactctTAATTCTAAGATGGTTTCAGAGCCTCCTCCACTATCTCCTGAGCCACTTgctatcaggtttctgatcgTGCCATACACCATT from Trifolium pratense cultivar HEN17-A07 linkage group LG5, ARS_RC_1.1, whole genome shotgun sequence encodes:
- the LOC123883787 gene encoding disease resistance protein RUN1-like isoform X4; this translates as MNILLGHKFSYLPIDLIGINLPIEKVVNLLLLDSLDDVRVVGICGMGGVGKTTLATALFGHISHQFDARCYIDDLSKIYRHDGPIGAQKQILHQTLGGEPFQICNLYDTANLIQSRLRRLRALIILDNVDKVDQLDKLAVNREWLGAGSRIIIISRDEHILKAYGVDVVYKVPLLNETNSVQLFCRKAFKLDHILSSYEGLVNGILHYADGLPLAIKILGSFLFGRDISEWKSALSRLRESPNKDVMDVLRLSFDGLEELEKEIFLDIACFFNRYWEDYVKKVLNCCGFNADIGLRVLIDKSLLSISDDEIIIMHSLLEELGKNMVQEMSTKESRKWTRVWLHKQLQNVMLENVERKVEAIYIVRYSMDQETDKLIMGETLSKMSHLRLLSLTNIIILGNLSYLSNELRYVEWNWYPFKYLPPCFHPNQLVELNLTDSSIKQLWKDKKYLPNLRRLDLRHSKNLRKMPDFGDIPNLEELDLKGCIKLVQIDPSIGVLKKLYYLSLKDCKNLVNIPNNIFGLTSLQYLNLSGCPKMNKNPIPRQSRTSFWKRTTIGLRSFYGYHEGLASSLVPSFLSLYCLSEVDISFCGLSQLPSAIGCLRQLVRLNISGNNFVTLPNLKELSNLEYLNLQHCMLLESLPQLPLPTFFDHMTKHKTTFKHMKNYYYKRKVGLVIFNCPKLGESEYCDNIAFSWMTQFIWARQQSSSAFFYGNLIDIVIPRSEIPIWFKNQSESGSIRMELSTIMNNNCIGIACCVVFSVEPSDRTVEASDSNSGIFYEFHNNSNRLCWSDGIGVILERGLILVKSNHMYLFYIPKRSFFDIMKSIDQPLTDLDYIIFKAGIYNDKGSDLEVQHCGYRLVYEHDLQDLNLTMMHPENLSTHKGEFLAIEDEAQP